The proteins below come from a single Candidatus Omnitrophota bacterium genomic window:
- a CDS encoding integration host factor subunit beta, producing the protein MTKKDIILKVSDETNLKQIDVKKVVQKTFDCIIEALVRGEKIELRNFGVFKIKQRKSRIGRNPRTGQTVPVPPRKVVVFKPGLEIKKMVK; encoded by the coding sequence ATGACCAAGAAAGACATAATCCTGAAGGTGTCTGATGAGACTAATCTCAAGCAAATAGATGTAAAGAAGGTGGTGCAGAAGACCTTTGATTGCATTATTGAGGCATTGGTTAGAGGAGAAAAGATAGAGCTGCGTAATTTTGGCGTCTTTAAAATCAAACAGAGAAAGAGCCGTATAGGCAGGAATCCCCGCACTGGCCAGACAGTCCCTGTTCCGCCCCGCAAGGTAGTAGTTTTCAAGCCGGGTCTAGAGATAAAGAAGATGGTCAAGTAG
- the hisS gene encoding histidine--tRNA ligase, translating to MFKRIPGTRDILPEEALFWQEIEEASRRIFSLYNYKEIRPPLIEEAALFQRSLGESAEIVQKQMFLIEKDEDVYALRPEGTASIVRAYIENNLDKTSSLAKFYYIGPMFRRERPQKGRLRQFHHLGCEAIGSQDAFLDIEAISLADVLLKANSIEGYKIKINSLGCAKDKKGLIEVLRKCFKSKLSSLCLDCHNRFQNNVLRILDCKNEKCIEVIRKLDISQEYLCLDCKIHFAQVKDGLDNLKIKYQVDPYLVRGLDYYTRTVFEITHDSLGAQNAVGAGGRYDKLISELGGPDVGATGFAFGIERLLLVSKCQSVKVSEKKLVYIITLGEAARKEGLKLLDNLRKADIAADTDYEDKSLKGALRRANDLKARHVLIIGEDEIKRGVVTLKDMVSGEQKEVKQEDLIRELRVV from the coding sequence ATGTTTAAGAGGATCCCCGGCACAAGAGATATTCTTCCTGAGGAAGCATTGTTTTGGCAGGAAATAGAAGAGGCCAGCCGCCGTATTTTTTCCCTCTATAATTACAAAGAGATACGCCCGCCCCTGATTGAAGAAGCGGCTTTATTCCAGCGTTCTTTGGGAGAATCTGCAGAGATAGTGCAGAAGCAGATGTTTCTTATCGAAAAAGATGAGGATGTATATGCCTTAAGGCCCGAAGGCACAGCTTCCATAGTGCGCGCCTATATTGAAAATAATTTAGATAAGACAAGTAGCCTGGCAAAGTTTTATTATATAGGCCCTATGTTCCGCAGGGAGCGGCCCCAGAAAGGGCGCTTAAGGCAATTCCACCATTTAGGCTGCGAGGCAATCGGCTCGCAGGATGCCTTTTTGGATATAGAGGCGATTTCTTTAGCCGATGTGTTACTGAAAGCCAACTCTATAGAAGGATATAAGATTAAAATTAACAGTCTTGGTTGCGCTAAAGATAAGAAAGGATTAATAGAGGTTTTACGCAAGTGCTTCAAAAGTAAACTCTCCAGCCTCTGCCTTGATTGTCACAATAGATTCCAGAATAATGTCCTGCGTATTTTAGACTGTAAAAATGAAAAGTGTATTGAGGTAATCAGAAAACTGGATATTTCGCAGGAATATCTTTGTTTAGATTGTAAAATCCATTTTGCTCAGGTAAAAGACGGGCTGGATAATTTAAAGATAAAATATCAGGTTGACCCGTATCTGGTGCGCGGCCTGGATTATTATACGCGCACCGTATTTGAGATTACGCATGATAGCTTAGGCGCGCAGAATGCCGTGGGCGCAGGCGGCAGGTATGATAAATTAATCTCAGAATTAGGCGGGCCGGATGTGGGTGCCACAGGGTTTGCCTTTGGCATAGAAAGATTGTTATTGGTGTCAAAGTGTCAAAGTGTCAAAGTGTCAGAAAAAAAATTGGTTTATATAATAACATTGGGAGAAGCGGCGAGGAAAGAGGGTCTAAAATTACTGGATAATTTACGTAAGGCTGACATTGCCGCAGATACGGACTACGAAGATAAATCCCTGAAAGGGGCGCTACGCAGGGCAAATGATTTGAAGGCACGCCATGTTTTGATTATAGGCGAAGATGAAATCAAAAGAGGCGTAGTGACTTTAAAAGATATGGTGTCGGGAGAACAAAAAGAAGTCAAGCAGGAAGATTTAATAAGAGAATTAAGGGTTGTGTAA
- the aspS gene encoding aspartate--tRNA ligase has translation MLRTHTCGELNENDIGKEVTLCGWVASRRDHGKLVFIDIRDRCGITQVVFLPKDYPDTYKKAQDLRSEFVIKVSGKVNKRPEGTINPKLPTGKMEVLAQDLEILNPSLTPPFEIAEDLDVTEEMRLQYRYLDLRRKKVFDNFILRHCLYKVIRAFLDKEGFIESETPILTKSTPEGARDYLVPSRFNPGRFYALPQSPQLFKQILMVSGIERYYQIAKCFRDEDLRADRQPEFTQLDLEMSFITEEDIFSLMEELVKLILKETVNKDIRIPFPRLSFKEAQEKYGSDKPDIRKESGADMAFAWVVDFPLFKYNAEEKRWESEHHPFTAPHPDDMALLEGSPDKVRSRSYDLVLNGIEIGSGSIRIHNQQLQEKIFKIIGINKEEAHKRFGFLLEAFQYGAPPHGGIAIGLDRLLAILAGETSIREMIAFPKTSAGFCPLTNAPSEVDEKQLKELNLEVKTKGRRNK, from the coding sequence ATGTTAAGGACTCATACCTGTGGTGAACTAAACGAAAACGATATCGGCAAAGAAGTGACGCTGTGCGGCTGGGTAGCCTCAAGGCGCGACCACGGAAAACTGGTCTTTATTGATATCCGCGACCGCTGTGGGATTACCCAGGTGGTTTTTCTACCTAAAGATTACCCTGATACCTATAAGAAGGCCCAGGATTTAAGGAGTGAATTTGTGATCAAGGTATCGGGTAAGGTAAACAAAAGGCCCGAAGGCACGATAAACCCGAAATTACCCACCGGGAAAATGGAGGTCCTGGCGCAGGATTTGGAGATTTTAAACCCCAGCCTTACTCCTCCGTTTGAAATAGCAGAAGACCTAGACGTAACCGAAGAGATGCGCCTGCAATACCGCTATTTAGACTTGAGAAGAAAGAAGGTGTTTGATAATTTTATACTCAGGCACTGCCTTTATAAAGTCATCCGCGCATTTTTAGATAAGGAAGGCTTCATTGAATCCGAAACCCCCATACTGACTAAGTCTACTCCGGAGGGCGCGCGCGATTATTTAGTCCCTTCCAGGTTTAACCCGGGCAGGTTTTACGCCCTCCCGCAGTCGCCGCAATTATTCAAACAGATTCTCATGGTTTCCGGTATAGAAAGATATTACCAGATTGCCAAATGTTTTCGTGATGAGGACCTGCGCGCTGACCGCCAGCCTGAATTCACGCAGCTGGACTTAGAGATGTCTTTTATTACCGAAGAAGATATTTTTTCTCTGATGGAGGAGTTAGTTAAACTTATACTTAAAGAAACAGTAAATAAAGATATTCGCATTCCTTTCCCGCGCCTGAGCTTTAAGGAGGCGCAGGAGAAATACGGCAGCGATAAGCCGGACATAAGAAAAGAATCGGGCGCGGACATGGCTTTTGCCTGGGTAGTGGATTTTCCACTCTTTAAATATAACGCAGAGGAAAAACGCTGGGAGAGCGAACACCATCCTTTTACTGCCCCGCATCCGGATGACATGGCTCTGCTTGAGGGATCACCGGATAAGGTGAGGTCGCGTTCTTATGATTTGGTCTTAAACGGCATAGAGATAGGCTCAGGTTCAATCAGGATCCATAACCAGCAATTACAGGAGAAGATTTTTAAGATTATCGGTATAAACAAGGAAGAAGCGCATAAGCGTTTCGGGTTTCTTTTAGAGGCATTTCAGTATGGCGCCCCGCCCCATGGCGGCATCGCCATAGGCTTAGACAGGCTCCTGGCGATTTTAGCCGGGGAGACGAGTATCAGGGAAATGATTGCTTTTCCTAAGACGAGTGCAGGTTTTTGCCCTTTAACAAATGCACCTTCTGAAGTAGATGAAAAACAGTTAAAAGAATTGAATCTTGAAGTTAAGACAAAAGGAAGGAGGAACAAATGA
- a CDS encoding LysM peptidoglycan-binding domain-containing protein: protein MKLRLTAYGLRLTMVILFLSFILSGCVVRTYPLTRDRVDQDLASGNRGYLAGQAPYGEEKGKKTTRTTQVVEMELHSPIKFERMPKPKSTPEKVAEEETVQDSALWGNRGYLTKNAAMEALEAPAANVEKYQVQKGDTLQKISKKFYGTTKKWQAIYEANKDKLKGPNKIYPGQIIDVPANNLKQGASSEPLKETPENLK, encoded by the coding sequence ATGAAATTACGGCTTACGGCTTACGGCTTACGGCTTACGATGGTTATATTATTCTTATCTTTTATTTTATCCGGCTGCGTGGTCAGGACTTATCCTTTAACCAGGGATAGAGTGGATCAGGATTTAGCCAGCGGTAACCGCGGTTATCTAGCGGGCCAGGCGCCTTATGGAGAGGAGAAAGGGAAGAAGACAACCCGTACTACGCAGGTGGTAGAAATGGAGTTACATTCGCCCATAAAATTTGAGCGGATGCCTAAACCAAAATCCACGCCGGAAAAGGTGGCCGAAGAAGAAACCGTGCAGGATAGCGCTTTATGGGGTAACCGTGGCTATCTTACCAAAAATGCCGCTATGGAAGCACTAGAGGCGCCTGCAGCAAACGTAGAAAAATATCAGGTGCAAAAAGGCGACACCCTGCAGAAGATCTCCAAGAAGTTTTACGGGACCACTAAAAAATGGCAGGCAATTTACGAAGCCAACAAAGATAAACTAAAAGGCCCGAACAAGATTTATCCCGGCCAGATCATCGACGTCCCGGCGAATAACCTTAAACAGGGTGCGTCATCCGAACCCCTGAAAGAAACCCCGGAAAACCTGAAATAA
- a CDS encoding PhoH family protein translates to MEKIIKLKTHQEAQGIFGSRDENIKALEKEFKVKIVLRGEHLKISGTSVNIKKAAGLIGYLLEAIRAGNRELGKIDLQALISEFSRLKKPASRGIQEAHGVIFSSVGRQVGPKTQGQRDYVEAIRKHDIIFGIGPAGTGKTYLAMACAVEALKKQEVRRIILTRPAIEAGESLGFLPGDMYEKISPYLRPLYDALYDMMDAERIEKYLETGIIEVAPLAYMRGRTLNDAFIILDEAQNCTAEQMKMFLTRLGFDSKVVITGDITQSDLPDGKPIGLLQAQDILKDIAGIKFIYFTGFDVVRHALVQRIIEAYDKVSRNK, encoded by the coding sequence ATGGAAAAAATAATCAAGCTTAAAACCCACCAGGAAGCGCAGGGGATTTTTGGCTCGCGCGACGAAAATATCAAGGCATTAGAAAAAGAGTTTAAGGTTAAGATAGTCCTGCGGGGTGAGCATTTAAAGATTAGCGGGACATCTGTTAATATCAAAAAGGCCGCAGGCCTTATCGGATACCTTTTAGAGGCAATACGCGCGGGAAACCGTGAGTTGGGAAAAATAGACTTGCAGGCGTTGATATCGGAATTCAGCAGGCTGAAAAAGCCTGCTTCCCGGGGTATTCAGGAGGCGCATGGTGTTATCTTTTCCTCCGTCGGCAGGCAAGTGGGCCCCAAGACTCAAGGCCAGCGCGATTATGTGGAGGCAATCAGAAAACACGATATCATCTTCGGCATTGGGCCTGCCGGCACGGGAAAGACTTATTTAGCCATGGCCTGCGCAGTAGAGGCCTTAAAGAAACAGGAGGTGCGCAGGATTATTCTCACCCGTCCGGCAATTGAGGCAGGGGAATCCCTGGGGTTTTTACCCGGGGATATGTACGAAAAGATATCGCCGTATCTTCGTCCGCTTTACGACGCGTTATATGATATGATGGATGCCGAGCGCATTGAAAAATATCTGGAAACCGGGATTATTGAAGTGGCACCCTTAGCTTATATGCGCGGCAGGACCTTAAACGATGCCTTTATTATCCTGGATGAGGCGCAGAACTGCACTGCCGAGCAGATGAAGATGTTCCTGACGCGTTTAGGCTTTGATTCTAAGGTGGTAATTACCGGTGACATCACGCAGAGCGACCTGCCCGACGGTAAGCCCATCGGCCTATTGCAGGCGCAGGATATCTTAAAGGATATCGCAGGGATAAAATTTATTTATTTTACCGGGTTCGACGTGGTCAGGCACGCATTGGTGCAGAGGATTATTGAGGCTTATGATAAAGTCAGCCGTAATAAGTAG
- a CDS encoding HDIG domain-containing protein → MIKSAVISRLKTIIALALIFALSYILEVNWIIPLFLSCIVIYLKSSRLNYNLLHLSLLYVIIFVVSYAVIKQGWPAFYIPLCALSMLAAILFSELELSLLLTLASSISIAYLAHDNYLGILFLTSGILSGILVRNGRRRSVIIRSGFLIGLLQMLMLFLIDRFKISYPAGYLMFMLNGIISGVIVIGVLPIFEYLFGKLTNISLLELADFNQPLLQRMVMEAPGTYHHSLIVGNLSEVACAAVGANALLARIGAYYHDIGKLQKPEYFSENQDINANKHDTLTPTMSKLIIMNHVNEGIELARKYKLSPRLIDFVSQHHGTSLVYYFYRKALENLEEDQQIREEGFRYPGPKPKTKEAAIVLLADSVEAATRALKEPAPANIQDLVQKVINNKFIDGQLDECDLTLKDLDKISAIFIRILSGICHARITYPEGPKSENSHKKSAKGNSHHSLDESQGEKSTS, encoded by the coding sequence ATGATAAAGTCAGCCGTAATAAGTAGGTTAAAAACCATTATCGCATTAGCATTAATTTTTGCCTTAAGCTATATCTTAGAGGTAAACTGGATTATACCCTTGTTTCTATCCTGCATAGTGATTTATCTAAAATCCAGCCGCCTTAATTACAATCTGCTGCATTTGTCTTTATTATATGTCATTATTTTTGTGGTTAGTTATGCGGTTATCAAACAGGGCTGGCCCGCCTTTTACATACCTCTTTGCGCACTTTCTATGCTTGCGGCAATATTATTCAGCGAATTGGAACTGTCTTTATTGCTGACTTTGGCCTCTTCAATAAGCATTGCCTATCTCGCTCATGATAATTACCTGGGGATTTTATTCTTAACCAGCGGTATTTTATCCGGCATACTGGTGCGCAACGGCCGCAGGCGCAGCGTGATTATCCGTAGCGGTTTCCTCATCGGGCTTTTGCAGATGCTGATGCTCTTTTTGATTGACCGCTTTAAGATCAGTTATCCGGCGGGTTATCTTATGTTTATGCTTAACGGTATCATCTCAGGCGTGATTGTCATAGGAGTGCTGCCTATCTTTGAATATCTTTTCGGTAAGTTGACAAATATCAGTTTATTGGAATTGGCAGATTTTAACCAGCCGCTTTTACAGCGTATGGTTATGGAAGCACCGGGGACATACCACCATAGCCTGATTGTGGGTAATCTCTCGGAAGTCGCCTGTGCTGCTGTGGGCGCCAATGCGCTTTTGGCCAGGATCGGGGCGTATTACCATGATATCGGAAAACTCCAGAAGCCTGAATACTTTAGCGAAAACCAGGATATAAATGCCAACAAGCATGATACGCTCACCCCCACCATGAGTAAGCTGATAATTATGAATCACGTTAACGAAGGCATAGAATTAGCCAGGAAATATAAATTGAGCCCCCGCCTGATAGATTTCGTCAGCCAGCATCACGGGACAAGCCTGGTCTATTATTTTTACCGCAAGGCCCTGGAGAATTTAGAGGAGGACCAGCAGATAAGGGAAGAGGGGTTTCGTTATCCCGGGCCTAAGCCCAAGACTAAAGAAGCCGCTATAGTGCTTCTGGCGGACTCGGTTGAAGCAGCCACCCGGGCACTGAAAGAACCCGCTCCTGCCAATATCCAGGACTTGGTACAAAAGGTGATCAATAATAAATTCATCGACGGCCAGCTTGATGAATGTGATCTCACCTTGAAAGATTTAGATAAGATTTCTGCCATATTCATCCGTATCTTAAGCGGCATCTGCCATGCGCGTATAACCTATCCCGAAGGCCCAAAAAGTGAAAATAGCCATAAAAAATCTGCAAAAGGAAATTCCCATCACTCCCTTGATGAAAGTCAGGGTGAAAAAAGCACTTCTTAA
- the ybeY gene encoding rRNA maturation RNase YbeY produces the protein MKKALLKACTAEGRKKPGEVTVSFVNDKRIKGINLKYLKKSYPTDVIAFDSGDKKRMFADIVISAERAVANARTFKTAPHYELYLYAVHGMLHLLGYDDKYARQKLIMDKKTTAILHKLKIKPSHF, from the coding sequence GTGAAAAAAGCACTTCTTAAGGCCTGTACCGCAGAAGGCCGTAAAAAACCAGGCGAAGTTACTGTCTCTTTCGTAAATGACAAGAGGATAAAGGGGATCAATTTAAAATACCTGAAAAAATCCTATCCTACTGACGTCATAGCCTTCGATTCAGGCGATAAAAAAAGGATGTTTGCGGATATTGTGATTTCAGCGGAGAGAGCCGTTGCTAACGCGCGCACTTTTAAAACCGCCCCACATTATGAATTGTATCTGTATGCTGTCCATGGGATGCTGCATCTCTTAGGTTACGACGATAAATATGCCCGGCAGAAGTTAATAATGGATAAAAAAACTACGGCAATTTTGCATAAATTAAAGATCAAACCTTCTCACTTTTAA
- the recO gene encoding DNA repair protein RecO yields MSIHKTEAIVLNKWDFRETSLIVNFYTREFGKMSGLLKGIRLEPEKFASTLEIFSYNDIVFYKKINSGLQLVSQCDVKNNFDPVRQSISKIGVASFMVELVDAVMQLEDKNEEVFNLALTALNELSVNTNPDKIMTIFKIKMLALSGFKPHFDSCVSCGARVNSQSKFSFSLGGLLCPGCYRKDLKARSIFRGTVASVVHIEKNDFRNNLNLGMNPQIKKELELILDSFLKFHLEKELKSQKVINKINNFVPALR; encoded by the coding sequence ATGTCTATCCACAAAACCGAAGCTATAGTACTAAATAAGTGGGATTTCCGCGAGACATCCCTGATTGTGAATTTCTACACCCGCGAATTCGGCAAGATGAGCGGCCTGCTCAAGGGTATCAGGTTAGAGCCGGAAAAATTTGCCAGTACCCTGGAGATATTCTCTTACAATGATATTGTCTTTTATAAAAAAATCAATTCCGGGCTGCAATTGGTCTCCCAGTGCGACGTAAAAAATAACTTTGACCCCGTTAGGCAGAGTATCTCCAAGATCGGGGTAGCCAGTTTCATGGTGGAATTGGTAGACGCGGTTATGCAGCTGGAGGATAAGAATGAAGAGGTATTTAACCTGGCTTTAACCGCCTTGAATGAACTGTCAGTAAACACCAATCCCGATAAGATTATGACCATCTTTAAGATTAAGATGCTTGCCCTTTCGGGTTTTAAGCCGCATTTTGATTCCTGTGTTTCCTGCGGCGCAAGGGTTAACTCGCAGTCTAAATTCAGTTTTTCCCTGGGCGGCTTGCTTTGCCCCGGCTGTTACCGTAAGGACCTTAAGGCGCGTTCTATCTTCCGCGGGACGGTAGCTTCGGTCGTGCATATCGAAAAGAATGATTTTCGGAACAACCTTAACCTGGGGATGAATCCGCAGATTAAGAAAGAACTGGAGTTGATCCTGGATTCGTTTTTAAAATTTCATCTGGAGAAGGAATTGAAATCGCAGAAGGTGATTAATAAAATTAATAATTTCGTGCCGGCATTAAGATAG
- a CDS encoding 2-dehydropantoate 2-reductase — translation MKIVIVGPGAMGCLLAGFLSKSKEEIWFLDENKERAAKMHHNGISIEGISGYWQTPIKATIDIKEIGKADLIIIAVKSYDTKEAVVQAKPLIGENTRVLTLQNGIGNIEVISEIAGNEKVIGGVTNLGATLLETGKVRHAGCGETVIGRIDGKIPAEMRSIREIFNKVGLETRISRDIKGLLWSKLIINSGINALTAITRLNNGRLVEFEGTRRILRGAVTEAIRIAKRKRIKLIYDDPLAKVEAVCEATASNVSSMLQDTLKKKRTEIDFINGVIVRQGQELGIPTPINSLLVDLVKTIEASYSLAV, via the coding sequence ATGAAGATAGTGATCGTGGGCCCGGGCGCAATGGGGTGCCTTTTGGCGGGTTTTTTGTCTAAGTCAAAAGAAGAGATCTGGTTTCTGGATGAGAATAAGGAGCGCGCCGCAAAAATGCACCATAACGGTATCTCTATAGAGGGCATCTCCGGCTACTGGCAGACGCCGATTAAGGCTACGATAGATATCAAAGAAATCGGCAAGGCAGATTTGATTATTATCGCGGTTAAATCCTATGATACTAAAGAGGCAGTGGTACAGGCTAAGCCTCTGATAGGTGAGAATACGCGGGTTTTGACTTTACAGAATGGTATCGGTAATATTGAGGTTATCAGTGAAATAGCCGGGAATGAAAAGGTTATCGGCGGGGTAACTAACCTTGGCGCGACCCTGCTGGAAACAGGAAAGGTGAGGCACGCCGGGTGCGGAGAGACGGTGATTGGCCGTATCGACGGGAAAATCCCTGCAGAGATGCGCTCTATACGTGAAATTTTTAATAAAGTAGGGCTTGAGACTAGGATCTCGCGCGATATCAAAGGCCTCTTGTGGTCTAAATTAATCATTAATTCTGGGATCAACGCCTTAACAGCTATTACGCGTTTGAATAACGGCAGGTTAGTTGAATTCGAAGGCACACGCCGGATTTTGCGGGGGGCAGTTACCGAGGCCATACGTATAGCCAAGAGGAAGAGAATTAAACTTATTTATGATGACCCCCTGGCAAAGGTAGAAGCAGTCTGCGAAGCCACTGCCAGCAATGTCTCCAGCATGCTGCAGGATACCCTGAAGAAGAAACGCACGGAAATTGATTTTATCAATGGTGTGATTGTGCGCCAAGGCCAGGAGCTGGGGATACCAACACCTATAAATTCGTTGCTGGTAGATTTAGTCAAGACCATCGAGGCCAGTTATAGCTTAGCAGTCTAA
- a CDS encoding YajQ family cyclic di-GMP-binding protein — translation MANFSFDIVSEVDLQEMDNAVNQANKELSQRYDFKGSKASIEYDQKEKKITLVADNDFKLRALTDILATRMAKRKISLKSLKFNEPEKAFQGYLRQVVEICMGIDKEKARELTGIIKGLRLNKVQTQIEGEKIKVSSPNKDDLQAVIAHLRGLDFSIPLGFGNYR, via the coding sequence ATGGCGAATTTTTCTTTTGATATTGTTTCTGAAGTCGACCTGCAGGAGATGGATAATGCGGTAAATCAGGCGAATAAAGAGTTGTCCCAGCGCTATGATTTTAAGGGCAGCAAGGCTTCTATCGAATACGACCAGAAAGAAAAAAAGATCACTCTGGTCGCGGATAATGATTTCAAACTGCGCGCCCTTACCGATATCCTGGCTACCCGCATGGCCAAAAGAAAGATTTCCCTCAAATCCCTTAAATTTAATGAACCTGAAAAGGCCTTTCAGGGGTATCTGCGCCAGGTAGTGGAGATTTGTATGGGTATTGATAAGGAAAAGGCAAGGGAGCTGACAGGTATTATAAAAGGGCTCAGGCTTAATAAGGTGCAGACTCAGATTGAAGGGGAAAAGATAAAGGTGAGTTCGCCGAATAAAGATGATTTGCAGGCGGTTATCGCGCATTTAAGGGGCCTGGATTTTTCTATCCCGCTTGGTTTCGGTAATTATCGTTAA
- the polX gene encoding DNA polymerase/3'-5' exonuclease PolX, producing MKNLEVSAVFREIAKILEIKGGNPFRIRAYERAAQNIEGLSEDIEDFIRDGRLSEIPGIGKDLSERIKEFVKTGRIKIYEDLKKSIPKGLLDLLNIPSVGPKTAKLLYDELRIKNILDLERAIKKDRLQGLFGIKERTIENISKGIELLKRGRERMTLGQAEVIAEEFIRALKVLPQVKKISPAGSLRRQKETVRDIDILVEADKPKKIMDTFTSLPAVSEIQAKGKTKSSVRTRHDVQVDCRVVEKKSFGAALLYFTGSKNFNIKLRQIAIRKGLKINEYGIFRKNKFVAGSTEEEIFKALGMPYIEPELREDGGEIELAQKFQLPRLIELKDIKGDLHVHSSWSDGVNSIEEMAEAARKRSYAYIAITDHSQGLKVAGGLRITDLKKKKKEIEQLNKKLKNFRVLYGTEVDIDSNGKLDYKDEVLREFDIVVAAIHSGFKESKSQLTRRMVRACENKYVHIIAHPTGRLWGVREAYDIDLDELFNAVRDTNTHFEINSFPQRMDLNDSNCRRAKKIGIKLALCTDAHTFEQLENMQLGISVARRGWLSREDVINTLPLEKLLETIKK from the coding sequence ATGAAGAACTTAGAGGTCAGCGCGGTATTCCGCGAGATTGCCAAGATATTAGAGATAAAAGGCGGTAATCCTTTTCGCATACGCGCCTATGAGCGGGCAGCGCAGAATATCGAAGGCCTTAGCGAAGATATAGAAGATTTTATCCGTGATGGCCGGCTCAGCGAGATTCCCGGGATTGGCAAGGATTTATCTGAAAGGATAAAAGAGTTTGTCAAGACCGGCAGGATAAAAATATATGAGGATTTGAAAAAGAGTATACCTAAGGGCCTTTTGGATTTATTGAATATCCCTTCTGTAGGGCCGAAAACGGCTAAACTTTTATATGATGAGCTGAGGATAAAAAATATTTTAGACTTAGAGCGGGCTATAAAAAAGGATAGGTTGCAGGGGCTCTTTGGTATTAAAGAAAGGACTATTGAGAATATTTCTAAGGGCATTGAGCTTTTAAAAAGAGGCAGAGAGCGGATGACTTTAGGGCAGGCTGAGGTTATCGCTGAGGAATTTATCCGGGCATTAAAAGTTTTGCCGCAAGTTAAAAAGATATCTCCTGCCGGAAGCCTCAGGCGCCAAAAAGAGACAGTGCGCGATATCGATATCCTGGTTGAGGCAGATAAGCCCAAGAAGATTATGGATACCTTTACGAGCCTGCCGGCCGTAAGTGAAATCCAGGCCAAAGGCAAGACCAAGTCTTCGGTACGCACAAGGCATGATGTGCAGGTAGACTGCCGCGTGGTAGAAAAAAAATCTTTCGGAGCAGCGCTCTTATATTTTACCGGCTCAAAAAATTTTAATATTAAACTAAGGCAGATAGCCATCAGGAAGGGCTTGAAGATAAATGAATACGGGATTTTCCGTAAGAATAAATTCGTTGCCGGTTCGACCGAAGAAGAAATATTTAAGGCCCTTGGCATGCCTTATATCGAGCCGGAATTAAGAGAGGATGGCGGGGAGATAGAACTGGCGCAGAAATTCCAGTTACCCCGCTTGATAGAATTAAAGGACATCAAAGGGGACCTGCACGTACATTCCAGTTGGTCAGACGGAGTCAATAGCATTGAAGAAATGGCAGAGGCCGCAAGAAAAAGAAGTTATGCCTACATTGCCATTACCGACCACTCCCAGGGTTTAAAAGTAGCGGGGGGCTTACGCATTACGGATTTAAAGAAGAAGAAAAAAGAAATAGAGCAGTTGAATAAAAAATTGAAGAATTTCCGGGTATTGTACGGCACAGAAGTAGATATAGATTCTAATGGAAAACTGGATTATAAAGATGAGGTTTTAAGAGAATTTGACATAGTCGTAGCAGCCATTCACAGCGGCTTTAAAGAGTCAAAATCACAATTGACCAGAAGAATGGTGAGGGCCTGTGAAAATAAATATGTGCATATCATTGCGCATCCTACAGGCAGGCTCTGGGGAGTGCGCGAGGCTTACGATATAGACTTGGATGAGCTATTTAATGCTGTCAGGGACACAAATACGCATTTTGAAATAAATTCTTTTCCGCAGAGGATGGATTTGAATGACTCAAACTGCCGCCGGGCTAAAAAAATAGGGATAAAGCTGGCCTTGTGCACAGATGCGCATACCTTTGAGCAGTTGGAGAATATGCAGCTAGGCATATCGGTAGCCCGCCGCGGCTGGCTCTCGCGCGAGGATGTAATTAATACCTTGCCGCTTGAAAAGCTATTGGAAACGATAAAGAAATGA